In the Sorghum bicolor cultivar BTx623 chromosome 4, Sorghum_bicolor_NCBIv3, whole genome shotgun sequence genome, AAACTCACATTATTCTACACAATAATATTTGGCACTAGCGGTTGTTGGTGTTGTTTCTCACAACTGACATCTACTAGTAAGATATGTCCTTAGCAATGGCTAGGACAAAAATGAAAGAAAATATATAATTGGAGATTTGGTTACTTTTGGAAGGCATATAATCACTAGGTCGTTGCTATATGTGAACCCAGCCATACCATGTGCTTCACGGCCTTTTGGTAGTTGtttatattttttgtttttcatgCCTTGAGACAAAGTTGAAATTTTCATATACATCGTGCCCTTTTATACAAATCTACAATTATTTAATATGTTACTAGTTAGTAATGGCCATGACAAAAATCAAAGAAAACTTAATGGACTGAATCACTGAAGCATCTATTTGGAGATCTGGTTACTTTTGGAAGGAATATAATAACCAGATCATTGCCAGGTAACCATGTACTTGTGCTTCAGGCCCTTTTGGCAGttgtttccatttttttttgtcttttccCGCCTTGAGACAATGTTCAAATTTCCACACATTTCACAAATAAATTTTCCAGGGAACCCTTCACACAAATCCACCATCATTTAATACACAAATCAACCATCATTTAATACACAAATCAACCATCATTTAATACACAAATCTATCATCATTTAATACATTACTAATATATATATCCCTAAGATCTCAGACCTAAATTCATCCTCTTTCTAGGAAAATACAGAGAAAATTTCTTCAGAGGTGAAGGGAGGCCTCTcgctcctccacctccacccATCCATCATCTGAGCAGGAGGTTAGTACCGTGTAAATCCTATCTTACATTTTGCTTGTCGATGGAtcctatgtttttttttaatttcttcatttcTTAGTAGCATGGGTTGCAGACTACTGCACTATATATTTTTGTAGGCCGCCAAAATTTTTTTTATGTAGCTGAGCCCACCTCTGGCCCCGAGCCTGATCCGCCACTGCTTAAGGCCGCACTGCCGCTCACGGGATTGGGAAGTCAGGTCGGATCCACTGCTCAAGGGGTGGGAAAGGGGTGTCGACACGCTAGATCTGCCGCTTGGGGGTGGAAAGAGATTGATCTGCTGCTCAGGGGGTGGGGAAGGGGGTCGCCATGCCGGATCTGCCGCTCAGGGGTGGGGAAGGGGCACCGTCATACTAGATTCGCTGTTCGGAGATGTAGAAGGGGCGCTAGATCCGCTGGAGCCACTTGGTGGTGGGGAAGGGGCACTGTCATACCAGATTCACTGTTCGGAGATGGAGAAGGGTCGCTAGATCTGCCAGAGCCACTTGGTGGTGGGGAAGGGGCGCTAGATCTACTTGGTGGTTAGGGTGCTCTAGCTCGACGGTGAGGAAAGGGCGCCGAATCTGCTTGTTGGTGGGGAAGGAGGCGAAGTGGCACCAAATCCACTCGGTGGTGGGGTGGGGAAGAGGTGCAGAGTTCCGCTAGCCCGTTTCCGCTCATGCACTGAGGGGACATGTGAGTGAGAGTGAGAGAGGGAGAGTAAAGGGTTAGGGTTTCAGTGTTTGTTTATATACTCGAGATGGTAGTGGGCTGCTGTGGTTTAGTGGGCTAGGCCTGATTTCATAGATGGACAGCTTATAAATGTTTGCCTCCATAAATAGATTTACCAAGGCGGGCCCTTAATGCGCTCACATCCAAAATAGGCCCATTTTTATAGGTGGGTGTGTTAAGAGGTCCATTTCCATAAATCTATGTTTGGCCGCGAACATTTTTGACTGCCTCCACAAATAAAATGACAGCCAACATAAACCAGTTTTGTGAGACGAGCATTTCTTGAACGCCTCCGTAAAAACATCCACCTTAGAAAATGCTTAGGTATTTTAGGAGACAGTTGAATTTTATGAACACCTGTTAATGATTGGAGAGTGCCTCACGAAATCATTTATCTAGTAGTTACATTTTCAGTACATACATAAGCAATCTACCTTTAGGTGTTAATTTGTTCACCATGGTTACTGTACTTTCCAAACAGCCAGGTGGAGTAGCAATGGTCAGCCTGAAGGAGATGGCTCGGTTGGATAAGGAGCGCGCCCCGCCAGCATGGCTGCATACGCTGCTGGCGACAACATTTTTTGATGCATGCCCGGAGCACCAGGAAAGCGAGGGCTGCGCTAACAGGAGGACCGCTAGCTGCAACTTCTTCTGCACTCACTGTGCTGGCCATGCCCTTTGCTCTAGCTGCCTCGACAACCATGAAGGCCATGAACTCATCCAGGTACACAGGACCACACTCTGTCGTGGCAAAGGTGGATTAGTTCCATCTTTTGAAAGAGAAATTGTCGTGATGCTTGCTTTGTGTGAGTTGCAGATCCGGAAGTTATCAGGCCACAATGCTGTGAAGGTAGATGACGTTCAGCATCTGCTGAGCGTGTCATTTGTGCAGACCTACCTCTACAATGGAGGCTATGTCGTGTTCCTAAACAGACGGCCTATGTATGGCCTGGGAAATCGTGGTGTGTTTCACTGTGAGGAATGTGAAAGGGGACTTCTGGATAAGGCTTACCACTTCTGCTCATTTGGGTGCAAGGTGAGACATCTATATCTCGCTCAATTCATGCTCAAGTTTTTTTTTGCATTGTAAAGTGTGGTGACTAGGACTTACTAGATTTCAAGTTTTCAACTATCATGTTATAGAAATGTGAAATGGTGATTCATGAGTTGAGGGGACTGAAGCATAACCTATTGCACCTTAGTCATAGGTAGGAAATATAGTTAATTTGGTTACACCAAGACCATGGGACGATTCTGTGAGGACCTATCAAATTTTCCCACTACACTTATCGCTTCCTATAGTGAATATAGATGACTACCTGTGTAATAGTACAAGATAGGCTTACAACTTCTAATTGAAGCTTATGATGAGGTATGCTAGCTAGCTATATATATGTGCAACTTTGAGTGCCATACACATACCTACTGATGGTGCCTTGTTGCTTTCATTCTAATTTTGCATTGTTGTGTTTTTAGGCTGAAGGAATAGAGGACCGACTTGACTTCAATGTCTCATTCGCCGTCAATCCAAACAAAGATGAGACAGAATTAGATGACAATGAAGGTTCATTTTCAGAAGCTGGGTACCACATGAGCATCGTGTAGCAAGCCTAGAGGACAACAATATAGGTGAAAGGGAATGTTTTCAATGCCATGCTCTACACTATCTAGGCAATCGTCCGACAATGTTGACCCAATGCACTATATAGATAATGCTTTCAAATTGTATGCATGGACCATGTGATTCGCACATGCAAGAAATAATCTTGAAACTGGGAGTATGTAGACATGGTTTAAATTAATTATTGTCCAAGGAATGTTTTAACTTTGTCAAGTTTGATTTGTTCTTGTGTTATTCATCCAATTCATTTCTTGATATTTTGTTGCGAGTCTTTTTTTGAGAGCCAACATATGGTGATTATATCATATATAGAGAAAAGAAAAGCTGCATTAGTGGTGCAGCACATATTAGATGTTTTAACTTGTCTAGGAGCTAGAACAAAGTGAACAGCCGGCAAGCCATTAACATAAAATTAATTGCTCTCTCCTTTGGCGCATGGGCTAATAAGTCTTGTTCATCATGCTACATATCTATCCATGTTAATTTAATCATGTATATGTGGATGATCTTTAGTTTGTGCTGTGGCCAACTATTTCTTGTTTAGCGTGGTTCACTATTATATTGTTGTATCTTTATGTTTGCATGCCAACTTCAAGTAGTATACAATTCATGCCATTTGTTGCTCATGGTTTGATCGACTTGATCTCCAAAAGTAACAAATGCTTTTATGAGATCTTTGATTGCTACAATTACTCAAGGTTTCGCTTGCTCTCATTTGCTCATGATTTTGAACACTCAACCCACCAGTTGGATGTTTCACTAAGTGCACAATCTCACAAAGAGAGGTGTAGGGAGGTTTCACAAGGTTTAGAATAGCTTTAGCAACCACCAGAATTAGCTGCCCCATTAGAAGAGGGCCTTGGTTTATAAATTACCCCCACTCAGAAACTAGATGTTGGACTGTGTGTAAATTTATATTGGACTAGTCTAGTATATGACCTGACAGACAGTATTATTTTAACTTATGAACAACCATGAGAACTTCTGATGAACGTCATTGAATTTATTTATAAACATTCTAACTTCTGACGTGCACAAAACTTGAGAGACCAAGCAACTACCCCTTATGACCCCGGGTCTGATATGCATACTAGAGACTGGTCTAGTATGACCTGTCACAGTGCACTAAATGTTAGTTCTGATCCCGTGAGGCTCACTCATATCTCACATGGGTTGACTTCTTGATGCCTGCCCAGATGAAGCCTTAGCTTCGCTCAGTTGCTACTGATGCATGTGTTCTTAGAAGTCGTTGAGATACGGTTGGTCTGCGCCGCTCTTGTTGAACAATCCATGCAAAACATCTGAGTGCTGATCTAGGGACACGGATTACTGGCAGTGACGACTGATTACTGAATATAAGTGACCCCTATCCCTGACCGTAGCAATTTCATCTCTGCTTCTCATGTTGACATCATTTCCGCACTCAACCACCTGACAGTCGTACGTACATCATTTCTAGCTCCGGACCTTCAGAGAAGTAATAATTAACTAAACCAGACATTGCTGTGAGGCATGACACACAAGACAGTGACTTGATGGTCGGTATGTATAGGTACGTATACCTGTGTTCCTTGGTCCAGCACAGTGCTGATGGCGATTGAGGTTGTAGACTACCTTGCTGAAGCACAGGAGCAGTGGAAGCTACTATGAAACTGTAATTTTTTGAACAGGTCCATCGACCCTTTTGTTGTTAGAAAGGACCTGTTAACCACACCGAATTGGATCTCAGATCATACACCAGTAAAGGCTAGTATGCTCTAGGTTGCAAACAACGTAACCTATCACCCGCAGCAAATAACTGCAAAGATCAACAAATTAAGACTGATCTAGAGATCGATTAGCCCGAGTTAAAGCCCATCCTTTGCCACAAGAACTCATGAACATCCCCCGAGAAGGAAAGTCGAGGAGATGCACGTTTAAGGTTGTCCTAGGGTGGGCAAGCCACCACCTTGAACACCAATAATAGCAAAAGATTGGAAAAATAGGGTAAAAGTGTAGTAGATGTAAAAAGACTATTCACTACTGGAATCTGGGACATTGCCGAGTGCTGTTTAtcggggcactcggcaaagatttagTTTGCCGAGcgtagcactcggcaaaatttagcactcggcaaataatattttgccgagtgccaagcGGCAAACTCCCGCACTCGGTAAAACAACTTTTTGCCGAGTGtaacagcactcggcaaagacaccACTCGGCAAACATTTCTACCACCGTGACGGCATTTCCCTCCCGTTAGATTTTGCCGAGTGTTACCCGTTAGGCGCTCGGcaaaatttttttattaatttttttatcaaaactttgccgagtgcctcatgcactagcactcggcaaagtttatTTTGCCTAGTGTCAGGtcttggcactcggcaaattttttttttggattttggaccCGAGTTTTTTTGTATAGCCTTCTGACTGTATTTGAAGCTCTAATCTAAAGTTTGgtgaaattttgaatttttttggtaTATTTCGTTAATTtattttgtttccttgcttttatCGGCgtatttcaaatttgaactgcacATCCATGTTATAATGGAATTTTATCCTCCAAAATATGATATTCGTGACACGTATCATTTGATGAGGCCGTATGCACGGAGTCACATGAAATGTCAAGCATCTCGATGACGTAATATGTTGTGTTAGTTATAGGAAAAGTaaatttttattatataaaaaggAAACGAAGTCtgaaaaatcacgaaacttgtcGAGAAGTCTTGTAATCACATGCTGATCCTGTGGTAAAAAAATTGGATGATTTGGAGTAATTTGCGACTCACGATGCCTAAAACCCACACGTGTGTGCATGTGACAACTTGTTATCGCATGTGGATATGTGTGGGTTTTAGGCAACTGACGTCACAAATTACTCAAAATCTGTTCATTTTTTTACCATAGCCTACACATGCAGTAACATGATGCCTCCGCAAGTTTCGTTATTTTCGGACTTTGTTTGCATTTCATATAATTTAAAATCACTTTCTGGCCAAGTTCCTCGTCATGTTACATGAAAAAAGATGCCCGAAATTTGACGCAAATTTATGGATAGGGACTCAACATACATCAAATAACATGAATAACATTTTTCGAAGAACTAAATTGCACTATTCCATGTACCTGCAGTTCAAGTtagaaatattaaaaaaaattcaaagaaaCGAAATAAACTAAGGAAATATATCAAAGTAATTCAAAATTTCCCCAAACATTTaaactaggttttaaataatgtGTGTAGGCCACATAAAAAAACTGGGataaaaaataacaaaaaaaagaaaaactttgccgagcgcctttgtagggcactcggcaaagtttgaTATGCCGTGTGCGCATCCTGGGGCGCTCGGCAAAGTTTGATCTGCTGGTGGATCATGCCTGGACTTTTTTTTATACATGGCAAAGGCCGGCCTAATCATGTAAATTTGAGAAAAAAAGACGGCCCAATCGTCCCAATAGGAACCCTAAGTCCCAATTGGCTAAGTCCGGACACGCGTGCAGCGCGCCCGCCCGCCCTAATCCCAATCGCGCCCACCcagctgcgccgccgccgccgtcccgcGCCCCAGCGCCGCCCCTCTCTGCCACCGTCCGCCGTCGTCCTGCTCACCCCTCCCCGCGCCGCCCGAACTCGCCGCGCCCCCGGGGATCCGTCGCAAGCGAGCTCTGTCGAGGGGCTCTGTTGCCGCCCGAACTCGCCGCGCCCCCGGGGCTCCCCGCGTTGCCTGCTGTCGAACCGGGtgtggagcggtcggagatcagGCCCGGCGACCACATCTACACCTGGCGGGCCGTTTACGCCTACTCCCACCACGGTACGCTCCTCGATCCCCACCCACAAGGTTTCCTGTTCTCGAGTTCTAGTAGCGAATTGTCGCCGCCGATGGCGTGGATCAGGAACTCTAAGTAGTGTAGGAGGGAAGTGCTTCGATGGATCAAGAATTTAATGTACCCTGATGGCTATGCAGCCAATCTAAGCAGGGGAGTCAACTTAGCCACTCTGCGAGTGAACgggatgaagagtcatgactaCCACATATGGATTGAGCGGATACTTCCATCGATGGTTCGAGGCTATGTCCCTGAGCATGTGTGGCTAGTGCTGGCAAAGGTAAGCTACTTCTTCCGCCAGCTTTGTGCCAAGGAGCTATCTCTGGCCGTCATTACAGAATTAGAAACAATGGCACCTGAATTGGTCTGTGAGATGGAGAAGATCTTTCCACCCGGCTTCTTCTTGCCGATGCAGCATCTGATTGTGCACCTCCCGAACGAGGCACGGTTGGGGGGGCCAGTGCAAGCCCGTTGGTGCTACCCAATCGAGCGATGTCTAAAGACTCTTCGCAAGAAATGTACAAATAAAGCCAGAATTGAGGCTGCCATTACAGAGGCAAGCATTCGGGAGGAGGTAGCAAACTTCACAACATCCTACTACAAGCCGAACCTTCCTAGCAGGCATAATCCACCCCTTCGTTACAATGCTGGCGAAAATGAATCCACCCTCAGCCTTTTCAAAGGCGAACTAGGCAGCGCAAGTGGATCAACCCCCAAGAGATTGGATGTAGAAGAGTGGCGAAGGATCACGCTATATGTGTTCAGCAACCTTCCTGAGGTTGCTCCATTCATACAGTAAGTTCTCAACGAGCTTGTTTCATTACGACGACACTACTATGTATCGATCCCCATTGATTCTCTTTGGTACAGGGAATTTGTTCATCAAGAGTGGCGTCAATCAATTGATCCTACCCCGCACGAACATGATGCCCTTCTTTCAGAGGGTGCGGGAGCTGGGAGGCCTGATTTCATTTCTTGGTTCAAACAAAAGGTACTTTCCAATTTAGCTCGTACTTTCGTCTATAACTCGATATTCCCTAGTACATCGCAACATCCAATAGTATAATGATGTGTCAAGCTTGAACTTGCAGGCACAGACCTACGCGTCCATGAGTGATGAGTTGAGACAGGTTGCAAACGGCTTCGAGCCTAGGGTGAAGTCATATACTGGTTATGACGTGAACGGATATCGCTTCCACACGTCAAAACACGAGCAGACTCGGCCCAATCGGAAAAGCACTAACAGCCAAGTTTTTACGCTGGGCACTGATGGCGTCGAATACTATGGGGTAATTGGGGAGATCTATGAACTTTTATATGACAACCGGGTTCCTCTTACTCGTGTCATATTCAAGTGCCACTGGTTTGATCCTGGACAAACTAGACGGACCCCTCATCTTGGGCTAGTCGAGATTAGACATGATTCCGTCTATATAGGAAAAGATGTCTATATTGTGGCTCAACAGGCCGTGCAGGTGTATCATACGCCGTACGCGTGCACAGACAAAGACCATCTTAAGGGTTGGTCTATTGTGCACCAGGTATCTTCGCATGGTAAACTACCTCTTCCAAACGATGAAGATTACACCTTCGACACAAACACATATGATGGAGAGTTCTATCAAGCAGATGGCCTAGAAGGGAGGTTTGAGATAGTCTTACCCGGGATAATCGATATGGAAGTAGACAATGAAATGGTTGATGACGACGACCCTGGAGATGTAGTGGTGGATCTTAAGGACATTGAAATGCTTGAGCGATTCCATTTAGGTAGAGACGATGAAGAAAACACCGAACCTTCGGATAGTGTTGCCCATTTGGACAACTTTGACAGTGATGACGAGACCTATGACCCAGGGGAAGATTATTCCTAAATCATGTAATACTATGTTAATTATTAAAATTTGTTATGTTCATTCATTTTGAACTATTTGTAATACTATGTTACTAACGCTTGTTGTTTATTCTTTGTAAATTTCAGGTGACAGAAACAAAGATGGTGGCCAACCGTTCACCGAGGCAGGTAGCCTCAGTGTACCGGAGGCTATGCCCTGCTGATGGAGTCGAGGGGACGGGTCCGAGTCGTGGCCCGGGTCGCCCTAGGACGAGGATGCTGTCGACGTTGATGGGGACGAGGACGGCCCAGGGTCGCCCCAGGCGGGGCCGACCTCCTACCCCAGCTCACGACTAGTCGGAGGACCACCCGGAGGACCACGAGGTGGCCACGGACAATCCGTCCGTGAACAACGGGGGCTAGGGAGACGGATGAGGGGActcagcagacggaggacagttCTGCTCACTCGACTCCCTACCTGCAAGGTGCCACAAGGCTTCCTAGTGTTCCGCATCATGAACGACGCCCACTGATACGTCCAGCAGGAAGAAGGTAAGTAACTATAGATGTTATCACTAGTACTTCATATGATACGTTGAAAATCCAAAGACAAGCTGATATTTTTCCTGAATCACTTTTGCAGGGGCTGGCTAGTTTTGGAGGGTGCTCTTGATCCCCCACGCACCCCTGCTACCATCCTGGGATGTCTGTGGAGGAAACACTTCCCCGGCCTTGTGGACTTGGGAGACGGGAGGTGGGAGCCGGCCTGGTCATGGCAGAGGTACGCACTCGGCGAGGATGACGAGAAGGCCAACAAGCAGGAGCGGGTTTTGGCGGACTTTTGGGTAAGTGTATCATAATAAAGGTCAATGCATCTCAATTGGTTAGTCTTTTATTGAAATAATGCACGAATACATTATGTTTGCACACAGAGTTACTTCAAGGCCGAACCAGGTCGAGAGAACCTGGCGGATCAGACAGCACACAAAGCGTGTCAGAAGTATGTCGGTGACATGATTCACGAGGCGAAACTCCAGGCCCACATCGACTACTGCAGGTCCTTCGAAAAGTATCCCCTCAAGAAGGCCGGTGCAAGAAATGTGAAGCTGACCCGGGAGCAGTACCTTCAGGTACTTGAATAAAATTGATTCATTTTGAGAGTTTGCAGGTCCAGAATTGATCTTTCTTCTACGTCTAACAATTGATGATGTGTAGGTGACGCCCGGCTGGTGCATGTCGTATAGATCGGCATGGGCGATGATCGTGGACAAGAGGTTCCTTGACCCGGCGCACATCGAAAAGCAAGAGCTCGGCAGGCGGAAGCGGGCACTGAGGGCCGGTCCAACTCACCACCAAGGCAGCCGCAACCTCCCCAATTTCAAGCGAGCACTTGTACGTGATGTTATTTATCTATTCTAACGCTCATTTCTGCCCATTTTCTAATCATGTTGCCGTCTTTCTCGCAGGAGGCTGCACAGCCGGATGTGCCGGTGTCAGAGTTTGGGGCATGGGCTGTGTCCCACATGGGCTCGGTGAAATCCGGTGTCACCTTCAACCCGGATGCCCCTACCCAGGCTTACTCTGACCCGACCATCCACGCTAAAGTCACGGAGTACACGGAGTCGGTGAGGGCGCTGCGTGGCCCAAACGTTGATCTGCGCACTCATCCCCTTGAGACAGAGGTGATCGTGAGGCGTGGGCAAGGTAGGCAACATGGGCGGTTGTGGATTGCAGACGGCGCTCAGTCCTCTGCCTCTGCACCGTATCTCTCCGAAGTGAGGGCACGAAGCACGAGCAGTAGCCTGCCCATACATGCACGCCCAACTGCAACATTGTCTCGGGTCGACGAACTTACGGTAATTCCGGTCTCACTCATCACATCTCAAACTAAACAATGTATTGATGTGCAGCTAGCTTTCTCCTAGATTTAGAAATATATTCAATTGAAACCCTTTGCTGATTGTCTATTAGTTTGAGATGTGCAGAACTGAAATAGTGCAGAACTGAATGTCTATTGCAGAACTGAAATGTGCAGAAGTGATAGTGCAGAACTGAAATATATTCTAGGGGCTGAACTGATGTGCAGCTAGCTTTCTCCTAGATTTAGAAATATATTCAATTGAAAGCCTATTTCTGATTGTCTATTAGTTTGAGATGTGCAGAACTGAATGTCTATTGCAGAACTGAAATGTGCAGAACTGAAATAGTTCAGAACTGATGTGCAGAACTGAAATATATTCTAGGGGCTGAACTGAAATAGTGCAGAACTAATGTGCAGAACTGCTTATGCTAATAACACATGTACCTGTGTCTAGAGGCTGTAACTCTTCTCTATTAATGAAATTGGTACACTGACACATGTGATTGAAACACTGCAGGCCGAGCTGAATGAAACAAAGGAGTCGCACGCGCAGCTGACCGCTCAGCACGCGCAGCTGACCACTCAGGTGGCGCAGCTGACTGCAAAGGTGACCCAGCTCATTCAAAGCATGGGGCAAGGACAAGGTGTGCTAGCGGCTGGACATTACACTCCTGTGAGTATGAAAGTTGAATTATGTTGGCCTTCGTGCCGTTGTGACTTCCGGCCATCGTGCCGTTGGTATTGTCGGCCTTCGAGCCGTTGGTATTGTCGGCCTTCGAGCCATTGTTTTCTTGTAGGTTGGAAACCTCCCCGtgcaggggaggtgctgcccaaatttttaatttttgatCGAGTCTAACGCATGCCATCTCCTCTCTTTTGTGCAGCCTCCATCGGCGGGTTCAAACGCTAATGCACCACCAGCGGTTGATCCCGTCAATCCTTCACCGACGACCGGGAGGCCACCCTTTGAGTCTTCGCCACAGTAGCCCGGGAGGCCACCCTTTGAGTCTTTGCCGCAGTAGCTATGTTGACCTTTTAATAATAGAGTTGTCATGTTGAACTTTAATGCATTTTGTGATGGTCACAGTAGCCACGTTGAACTTTGATGCATTTGTGCGGGACATGTCATGTTGAACTTTGATGTATTCGCCACAgtacttgtcatgttgaactttGATGCAATTGTGCGGGACTTATAATATTGAACTTGTGATGTTCAATTTTAATGGATTTTCGATGGATTGATGAAATATGTGAGTgcttgttatatatatatatattcttttgCAATGGAATgtaaaaataccaaaaaaaattgcaatttTCGgtgactttgccgagtgccatgaaccaagacactcggcaaagttttgGTAGGATTTAATATTCAAAtttactttgccgagtgccagaaccaagacactcggcaaagtttatGCTAGGATTTAATATCCAAAtttactttgccgagtgctatgaccacgacactcggcaaagtttataaaaaaataaaattctgaaattctttgccgaaactttgccgagtgctaaaaaaatatatttttgccgagtgtcgaaGCAAGCACTCGGCAAATTTTGCATTGACGGAAACCAGCATAACGGCGGataaactttgccgagtgtcggtGGATGCACTCGGCAAAATACTTTGtaattttgccgagtgccccgaaataaaacactcggcaaaatgtCTTCGCCGAGTAAGATGTTGCCGAGCGcattttgccgagtgtcacgataaaaaacactcggcaaagcgttTGCCGAGTGGAATGGTGATCTTTGCCGAGCGTATTTACACTCGGCAAATCCGCTGGTTCCAGTAGTGATTGGATGTTGAATCCCTCAGTTGGTTGTgatcatatgatatatatatggtataTATATAGGGGATGGTCTTATCCTGGTAGGAAACAAATTCAAATTGTAATAACCTCCATGTTTCCAACACTAGAGAATAGATAGAAAAATGATTTGAAAACAAATCGGTTTGTACTAGGGCAAAAAACTCGGCTTAGCCAGTTTTGTCTGTCTCAGGCAGGTAGCCAAGCTGGTTCACAGATGGTTTTTAGGAAACTGCTAAGCCAGTTTTGGCAATCTATTGCCATCTACTCCTTCACCTCTCGGACTCCAAATGCAATGCTCCAACACATTTTCGACGATCATCTCAGTTCCAGGAACATAGTCACCAAAGCTATTTCAACCTTCCGTCAATTTTAGGCGTTATTTACTGTTATGTTTCTCAATGAAGCTACATACACTACACCAGGGAGGTAAATGGCAGCTCCAGATGGTTTGTAGGGGTGGTGCGAAAAACATGAGATTTGCAGCAGCTGGGGTTCGAACCTGCGACCTCTAGCCTCCCACATTACTGCTTCTCGAACAATTATTCCACCTCACACACCCACTTTCGTCTATATCAGATATTCTTTCTCCTCGTATTATGCTCAATTgtgaattaaaataaaaatatcttcaactacaaagttgtacaaCTTTTTGGTATCTACCGCAAAGTTGtttaactttttaagatctacaaatTTATTTTTGGTTGTTTCTCTATCTAAGGTCATttgtttttttcaaaaaaatgtcAAATATGACAAATTGAAATATAGTTTTCCTTGAATATATGATTttaaatgaaaattttttatataACGTTTTGAGATGTACTTTTGTTTTGGCCATTTCTCCATCAGAGGATGTTTTAATACATAATTTTTACAATTCGGTGCCCATTTATAGGGGCAGCC is a window encoding:
- the LOC8079462 gene encoding uncharacterized protein LOC8079462, whose amino-acid sequence is MVSLKEMARLDKERAPPAWLHTLLATTFFDACPEHQESEGCANRRTASCNFFCTHCAGHALCSSCLDNHEGHELIQIRKLSGHNAVKVDDVQHLLSVSFVQTYLYNGGYVVFLNRRPMYGLGNRGVFHCEECERGLLDKAYHFCSFGCKAEGIEDRLDFNVSFAVNPNKDETELDDNEGSFSEAGYHMSIV